One segment of Arthrobacter sp. MMS18-M83 DNA contains the following:
- the der gene encoding ribosome biogenesis GTPase Der yields the protein MSDTTQKSGNIGAGDDEYTPTGTDQVAEHLAALDDDEAELRAASLRAGLDDYDLDEDDAALLSGLYDDEGEDGPLKLDPVLAIIGRPNVGKSTLVNRILGRREAVVEDTPGVTRDRVMYSAHWNGRNFTLVDTGGWEHDARGIHARVAEQAEMAVELADAVLFVVDSAVGATATDEGVMKMLRKSKKPVIMVANKVDDFAQEADSAALWGLGFGEPYPVSALHGRGVADLLDHVMDTLPEFSTVEGVERSGGPRRIALIGRPNVGKSSLLNKLAGSERVVVDTLAGTTRDPVDEFIELGGRTWRFVDTAGIRRRQHMAQGADFYASLRTQAALEKAEVAVVLLAVDEVLSEQDVRILQLAIESGRALVLAFNKWDLLDDERRRYLEREIEQDLAHVEWAPRVNISAKTGWHKDRLVPALDLALESWDKRIPTGRLNAFLGELVAAHPHPVRGGKQPRILFGTQASSRPPKFVLFTTGFLDPGYRRFITRRLRETFGFDGTPIEVNMRVREKRGKKR from the coding sequence ATGAGCGATACGACTCAAAAATCCGGCAACATCGGAGCCGGCGACGACGAATACACGCCCACCGGCACCGACCAGGTGGCTGAACACCTCGCCGCCCTGGACGACGATGAAGCCGAACTTCGTGCAGCCTCCCTCCGGGCAGGCCTGGACGACTATGACCTCGACGAGGACGACGCAGCGCTGCTGAGCGGGCTCTACGACGACGAAGGCGAAGACGGTCCGCTCAAGCTTGACCCGGTACTGGCCATCATTGGACGCCCGAACGTCGGCAAGTCCACCCTGGTGAACCGAATCCTTGGCCGCCGCGAGGCAGTCGTCGAGGACACCCCGGGCGTCACCCGTGACCGTGTCATGTACTCGGCACACTGGAACGGACGCAACTTCACACTGGTGGACACCGGTGGCTGGGAGCACGACGCCAGGGGCATCCACGCCCGCGTCGCCGAGCAGGCCGAGATGGCCGTGGAACTCGCTGACGCCGTGCTCTTCGTGGTGGACTCCGCCGTCGGCGCAACCGCGACGGACGAAGGCGTCATGAAGATGCTGCGCAAGTCCAAGAAGCCGGTCATCATGGTGGCCAACAAGGTTGATGACTTTGCGCAGGAAGCCGACTCAGCCGCGCTCTGGGGCCTTGGCTTCGGCGAGCCGTACCCCGTGTCCGCCCTTCATGGACGCGGCGTTGCCGACCTCCTGGACCACGTCATGGATACCTTGCCCGAGTTCTCCACGGTGGAAGGTGTGGAGCGCTCCGGCGGACCCCGCCGTATTGCCCTCATCGGCCGTCCGAACGTCGGCAAGTCCTCCTTGCTGAACAAGTTGGCGGGCTCCGAGCGCGTTGTGGTTGATACCCTCGCCGGGACCACCCGCGACCCCGTGGACGAGTTCATCGAACTCGGCGGCCGCACCTGGCGCTTCGTGGACACGGCAGGCATCCGCCGCCGCCAGCACATGGCCCAGGGCGCAGACTTCTACGCTTCCCTGCGTACGCAGGCCGCGCTCGAAAAGGCGGAGGTCGCCGTCGTGCTCCTCGCCGTTGACGAAGTCCTCAGCGAACAGGACGTCCGCATCCTCCAGTTGGCGATCGAGTCGGGCCGCGCGCTGGTGCTCGCGTTCAACAAGTGGGACCTGCTCGACGACGAACGTCGCCGCTACCTTGAGCGTGAAATCGAGCAGGACCTGGCACACGTGGAGTGGGCCCCGCGCGTCAACATCTCGGCCAAGACCGGCTGGCACAAAGACCGCCTGGTACCCGCATTGGACCTCGCCTTGGAGAGCTGGGACAAGCGCATCCCCACAGGACGCCTCAACGCGTTCCTGGGCGAGCTCGTGGCTGCCCACCCGCACCCGGTCCGTGGCGGCAAGCAGCCGCGCATCCTGTTCGGCACCCAGGCATCCAGCCGTCCGCCGAAGTTCGTGCTCTTCACCACGGGCTTCCTGGACCCCGGATACCGCCGATTCATCACCCGTCGCCTGCGCGAAACCTTTGGCTTCGACGGCACGCCGATCGAGGTCAACATGCGCGTCCGCGAAAAGCGCGGCAAGAAGCGCTAA
- a CDS encoding zinc ribbon domain-containing protein YjdM, which translates to MSEILPPCPECASEYTYEMGALLVCPECAHEWSQAASDEAESESTEIKDAVGNVLADGDTVSVIKDLKVKGSATAIKVGTKVRNIRLVNGVGDHDIDCKVDGFGPMQLKSSVVKKV; encoded by the coding sequence GTGAGCGAAATCCTTCCCCCTTGCCCCGAATGCGCCAGCGAATACACCTACGAGATGGGCGCCTTGCTGGTTTGCCCCGAGTGCGCCCACGAATGGTCGCAGGCCGCGTCCGATGAAGCGGAGTCAGAGTCGACGGAGATCAAGGACGCCGTCGGCAACGTGCTCGCGGACGGCGATACCGTCAGCGTGATCAAGGATCTCAAGGTCAAGGGGAGCGCTACGGCCATTAAGGTCGGCACAAAGGTCCGCAACATACGCCTCGTGAACGGCGTGGGGGATCACGACATTGACTGCAAAGTGGATGGCTTCGGCCCCATGCAGCTCAAATCCAGCGTCGTCAAGAAAGTCTGA
- a CDS encoding MarR family winged helix-turn-helix transcriptional regulator — MGIKDDAVEVRAQGWRTLAALHGNIETALEKALQSAADLSVVEYTVLDALSRQDGWHMRMQQLARATALSSSATTRLVNRLEDRALLTRILCADDRRGIYTELTEAGQKLLLAARPVHDETLAESLAAAELVPELEPLVKALGALQGV, encoded by the coding sequence ATGGGCATCAAGGACGACGCCGTTGAGGTGCGCGCACAGGGGTGGCGGACTCTCGCTGCGCTGCATGGCAACATCGAGACAGCGCTCGAGAAGGCGTTGCAGTCGGCCGCGGATCTTTCGGTGGTCGAATACACCGTGCTGGACGCGCTGAGCCGCCAGGACGGCTGGCACATGCGCATGCAACAGCTGGCCAGGGCGACTGCACTATCCAGCAGCGCCACCACTCGGCTGGTGAACCGGCTCGAGGACCGTGCGCTGCTGACCAGGATCCTGTGCGCAGACGACCGGCGCGGGATTTACACCGAACTTACTGAGGCCGGCCAGAAGTTATTGCTGGCGGCGAGGCCGGTACACGACGAAACACTGGCCGAGTCCCTGGCTGCCGCAGAATTGGTGCCGGAGCTTGAGCCGCTGGTCAAGGCGCTGGGGGCGCTGCAGGGGGTCTGA
- a CDS encoding MFS transporter, whose product MPAGLIALALGGFGIGLTEFVIMGLLPEIATDFRVSEAAAGWFITGYALSVVVGALLVTAAVTRLPRKPVLIGLLVLFIAGNFLSAIADSYPAMLIGRVVAALCHGAFFGIGSVVAAGLVPAHKKAGAIAIMFTGLTAANVLGVPFGTFLGQNLGWRSTFWAITIIGVVALVGIALMVPRTKEGAATSSLRRELGAFKSGQVWLSIIVTLLGFGGMFGAFTYIAFTLTEVSGFDPRAVPWLLVLFGAGLFVGNIAGGKAADKSIDKTLVVILAGLVLVLVFFALTAASPVATLFSLALMGGFGFATVPGLQMRVMHFATTAPTLASGANIGAFNFGNALGAWLGGVTITMGLGYTSPIWAGAAITVAALLVMIAAAGAARGGGAAQAASPRQVAPDVVREPEESPVP is encoded by the coding sequence ATGCCCGCAGGGTTGATCGCCCTTGCCCTGGGCGGATTCGGCATTGGCTTGACCGAGTTCGTCATCATGGGCCTCTTGCCCGAGATCGCCACCGACTTCAGAGTCAGCGAAGCAGCCGCCGGCTGGTTCATCACCGGCTACGCGCTCAGCGTCGTTGTCGGAGCCCTCCTGGTTACAGCGGCCGTGACGCGCTTGCCCCGTAAGCCCGTGCTGATCGGGCTTCTTGTTCTGTTCATCGCCGGCAACTTCCTCTCCGCCATCGCGGACAGCTACCCGGCCATGCTGATCGGGCGAGTCGTCGCAGCCCTCTGTCACGGAGCCTTCTTCGGCATCGGCTCCGTGGTCGCAGCCGGCCTGGTCCCGGCCCACAAGAAGGCTGGAGCCATCGCCATCATGTTCACCGGCCTCACTGCCGCCAACGTGCTGGGCGTGCCCTTCGGCACCTTCCTCGGCCAGAACCTCGGCTGGCGTTCCACCTTTTGGGCCATCACCATCATCGGTGTTGTGGCGCTCGTCGGCATTGCCCTCATGGTCCCGCGCACCAAGGAGGGCGCCGCTACCAGCAGCCTCCGCCGTGAGCTTGGTGCCTTCAAGTCCGGTCAGGTGTGGCTCTCCATCATCGTCACCCTCCTTGGCTTTGGCGGCATGTTCGGCGCCTTCACCTACATCGCCTTCACCCTGACCGAAGTCTCCGGATTTGATCCCCGCGCCGTCCCGTGGCTCCTGGTCCTGTTTGGCGCCGGACTGTTCGTCGGCAATATTGCCGGCGGCAAGGCGGCCGACAAATCCATCGACAAAACCCTTGTGGTCATCCTTGCGGGCCTGGTGCTGGTGCTCGTCTTCTTCGCACTCACCGCCGCGAGCCCTGTGGCCACCCTGTTCTCGCTGGCGCTCATGGGTGGATTCGGCTTCGCCACAGTCCCGGGCCTGCAGATGCGCGTCATGCACTTTGCCACCACCGCGCCCACCCTTGCCTCCGGCGCGAATATCGGCGCCTTCAACTTTGGCAACGCCCTCGGTGCCTGGCTGGGCGGCGTCACCATCACCATGGGCTTGGGCTACACCTCGCCCATCTGGGCCGGGGCCGCCATCACCGTCGCGGCCCTTCTCGTGATGATCGCGGCCGCTGGGGCCGCACGGGGCGGGGGAGCCGCGCAGGCTGCTTCCCCACGGCAAGTAGCCCCCGACGTCGTACGCGAACCGGAAGAGTCGCCGGTCCCCTAA
- a CDS encoding DNA-formamidopyrimidine glycosylase family protein, which translates to MPELPELTALTDFLDERLSGARLTQLLLPSAFALKVAEVPYESLIGRTIDSVGRHGKFLAFKIAPSAEGPAGGDSTEPLYLIVNFAKAGWLRFSDKPPGAEATGAGGYFAAQLGFSNSGHDYGVTLTDAGAWKGLAIFIVRQPVEVHGIAELGPDPLDLGFGLDEFSRLFRNRQQIKGILKNQKLMAGIGNAYSDEILHAAKLSPVATASSLEPDAVERLFTTMKGILSGAVQEFSGKKPSELKPAKKASMRVHGRTGEACPVCGDTVREVTFVGTSMQYCPTCQTNGKILAKRGSGDDG; encoded by the coding sequence GCCCTGACCGATTTCTTGGACGAGCGGCTGTCCGGTGCACGGCTCACCCAGTTGCTACTGCCATCGGCGTTCGCCCTGAAGGTTGCTGAGGTTCCCTATGAATCGCTGATCGGGCGGACAATCGATTCCGTCGGTCGACACGGAAAATTCCTGGCCTTCAAAATCGCCCCTTCCGCTGAAGGACCTGCGGGAGGAGACTCAACAGAGCCGCTCTACCTGATCGTCAATTTCGCGAAGGCCGGCTGGCTGCGGTTCTCGGACAAGCCGCCCGGTGCCGAAGCCACTGGTGCGGGCGGCTATTTCGCCGCGCAGCTGGGCTTTTCGAACAGCGGCCACGATTATGGTGTCACCCTGACCGACGCAGGAGCGTGGAAGGGATTGGCCATCTTCATCGTTCGCCAGCCTGTGGAGGTCCATGGCATCGCGGAATTGGGACCGGATCCCCTCGACCTCGGCTTCGGCTTGGACGAGTTCAGCAGGCTCTTTCGCAACAGGCAGCAGATCAAAGGGATCCTGAAGAATCAGAAGCTCATGGCGGGCATCGGGAACGCCTATAGTGACGAAATCCTTCACGCAGCGAAGCTGTCTCCGGTCGCTACCGCCTCTTCCCTTGAGCCGGACGCAGTGGAACGTCTCTTCACAACGATGAAGGGCATTCTCAGTGGCGCCGTCCAGGAGTTCTCGGGAAAGAAACCCAGCGAGCTGAAGCCGGCAAAGAAAGCCTCCATGCGGGTGCACGGCCGGACCGGAGAGGCTTGCCCCGTCTGCGGGGACACCGTGCGGGAGGTTACTTTCGTGGGCACCTCGATGCAGTACTGCCCCACATGCCAGACCAACGGCAAGATCCTGGCCAAACGCGGTTCGGGCGACGACGGCTGA